One Candidatus Deferrimicrobium borealis genomic window carries:
- the leuS gene encoding leucine--tRNA ligase: MKYKPQEIERKWQRRWDEAGVSRCPDELSAPKYYCLEMFPYPSGRIHMGHVRVYTIGDLLARFKRMQGFQVLHPIGWDAFGLPAENAAHRHGTHPAKWTWENIAFMRGQLKEMGISYDWDREFATCSPGYYKWEQLFFLWMLRDGLAYRKRATLNWCGECQTVLANEQVNGDGTCFIHDQTPVAQKELDQWFIGITKYAEELLSGHGELEGRWPANILEMQRNWIGRSEGAEIRFPLDGGGGDVTVFTTRPDTLFGATFMSMAPEHPMVMEFAKRAGREREVREFVDRVAGQDRIARTSEDLVKEGVFTGGYCVNPATGNRIPVYAANFVLYDYGTGAVMAVPAHDQRDFEFARTYGLPVAVVVQPAGETLDPATMTAAHEGPGRLVGSGAFDGVSSEEGKKAITRHLEGKGMGRGTVQYRLRDWGVSRQRYWGCPIPVVHCEACGIVPVPEEDLPVVLPEDLPYTRERGNPLAGAEHWLRVPCPSCGKPGRRETDTFDTFVESSWYFLRYIDPKNDRAPLDPEKMRRFAPVDQYVGGVEHACMHLIYARFFHKYLRDKGLAPGNEPFERLLSQGMVCMQTAECPKHGWRYPEEVDEKGKCRQCGEAVDVGRSMKMSKSKRNVVEPSSLIERYGADTARLFILFAAPPEKDLDWNEQGVEGAFRFLNRIHRLVAPRAKAIADATAAWDGSGEVRAIRQVTHRTLIKVTGDIEDRSHFNTAISAVMEMVNFLYLVPEAAWGRPASAAALREAVEILLHMLSPFAPHLGEELWERIGGKGLLCSRPWPAADVDVAREEEIEVVVQVNGKVRSKLTVGAGAGEDEVRERVMTDPKVREYTAGREIRKTVYVPGKLFSIVVS; the protein is encoded by the coding sequence GTGAAGTACAAGCCGCAGGAGATCGAGCGGAAGTGGCAGCGGAGATGGGACGAGGCCGGCGTGTCCCGGTGCCCGGACGAGCTGTCCGCGCCGAAATATTACTGCCTCGAGATGTTCCCGTACCCTTCCGGCCGGATCCACATGGGGCACGTGCGGGTGTACACGATCGGCGACCTGCTCGCGCGCTTCAAGCGGATGCAGGGGTTCCAGGTGCTTCACCCGATCGGCTGGGACGCGTTCGGGCTGCCCGCCGAAAACGCCGCGCACCGGCACGGGACGCACCCGGCGAAATGGACGTGGGAGAACATCGCCTTCATGCGGGGCCAGCTGAAGGAGATGGGGATCTCCTACGACTGGGACCGCGAGTTCGCGACCTGTTCCCCGGGATATTACAAGTGGGAGCAGCTCTTTTTCCTGTGGATGCTCCGGGACGGTCTCGCGTACCGGAAGCGCGCCACGCTCAACTGGTGCGGGGAGTGCCAGACCGTGCTCGCCAACGAGCAGGTGAACGGCGACGGGACGTGCTTCATCCACGACCAGACGCCGGTGGCCCAGAAGGAGCTCGACCAGTGGTTCATCGGCATCACGAAGTACGCGGAGGAGCTGCTCTCCGGTCACGGGGAGCTCGAGGGCCGGTGGCCGGCGAACATCCTCGAGATGCAGCGCAACTGGATCGGCCGCAGCGAGGGGGCCGAGATCCGCTTCCCCCTCGACGGGGGGGGCGGCGACGTCACGGTGTTCACGACGCGGCCCGACACGCTCTTCGGCGCGACCTTCATGAGCATGGCCCCCGAGCACCCGATGGTGATGGAGTTCGCGAAACGGGCCGGCAGGGAGCGCGAGGTGCGGGAGTTCGTCGACCGGGTCGCGGGCCAGGACCGGATCGCCCGGACGAGCGAGGACCTCGTGAAGGAGGGGGTGTTCACCGGGGGGTATTGCGTGAACCCCGCCACGGGGAACCGGATCCCGGTCTACGCCGCCAACTTCGTCCTCTACGACTACGGCACCGGCGCGGTGATGGCGGTGCCGGCCCACGACCAGCGCGACTTCGAGTTCGCCCGCACGTACGGCCTGCCGGTCGCGGTCGTCGTGCAGCCCGCGGGGGAAACGCTCGACCCGGCGACGATGACCGCGGCGCACGAGGGGCCGGGGCGCCTGGTCGGCTCCGGCGCGTTCGACGGGGTCTCGAGCGAGGAGGGGAAGAAGGCGATCACGCGCCACCTTGAAGGGAAGGGGATGGGCCGCGGGACGGTCCAGTACCGCCTTCGCGACTGGGGCGTCAGCCGGCAGCGGTACTGGGGTTGTCCGATCCCGGTGGTCCACTGCGAGGCGTGCGGCATCGTTCCCGTTCCGGAGGAGGACCTTCCGGTGGTGCTCCCGGAGGACCTCCCGTACACGCGGGAGCGGGGGAACCCGCTGGCCGGCGCGGAGCATTGGCTCCGCGTGCCGTGCCCCTCCTGCGGGAAGCCCGGCCGGCGGGAGACCGACACGTTCGACACCTTCGTCGAGTCCTCCTGGTACTTCCTGCGGTACATCGACCCGAAGAACGACCGCGCGCCGCTCGACCCGGAAAAGATGCGCCGGTTCGCCCCCGTGGACCAGTACGTGGGAGGGGTGGAGCACGCCTGCATGCACCTCATCTACGCCCGCTTCTTCCACAAGTATCTCCGCGACAAGGGGCTGGCCCCGGGAAACGAGCCGTTCGAGCGCCTCCTCTCCCAGGGGATGGTCTGCATGCAGACCGCCGAGTGCCCCAAGCACGGCTGGAGGTACCCGGAGGAGGTCGACGAGAAAGGGAAGTGCCGCCAGTGCGGCGAGGCGGTCGACGTCGGGCGGTCGATGAAGATGTCGAAGTCGAAGCGGAACGTCGTCGAGCCCTCGTCGCTGATCGAGCGGTACGGGGCCGACACGGCCCGTCTCTTCATCCTCTTCGCGGCGCCGCCGGAAAAAGACCTCGACTGGAACGAGCAGGGGGTGGAGGGAGCCTTCCGGTTCCTCAACCGCATCCATCGGCTGGTCGCGCCGCGCGCGAAGGCGATCGCGGACGCCACGGCCGCGTGGGACGGTTCCGGGGAGGTCCGCGCCATCCGCCAGGTGACCCACCGGACGCTGATCAAGGTCACCGGCGACATCGAGGACCGGTCCCATTTCAACACGGCGATCTCCGCCGTCATGGAGATGGTGAATTTTCTCTACCTCGTCCCCGAGGCCGCGTGGGGGCGCCCCGCGTCGGCCGCCGCGCTCCGCGAGGCGGTGGAGATCCTCCTCCATATGCTCTCCCCCTTCGCGCCGCATCTGGGCGAGGAGCTCTGGGAGCGGATCGGGGGGAAAGGACTCCTCTGCTCCCGTCCCTGGCCCGCAGCCGACGTCGACGTCGCGCGGGAGGAGGAGATCGAGGTCGTCGTCCAGGTCAACGGGAAGGTGCGGTCGAAGCTGACCGTCGGGGCCGGCGCCGGGGAGGACGAGGTCCGCGAGCGGGTGATGACCGACCCGAAGGTCCGGGAGTACACGGCGGGCAGGGAAATCCGGAAGACCGTCTACGTTCCCGGCAAACTCTTCAGCATCGTCGTTTCCTGA
- the rpsT gene encoding 30S ribosomal protein S20 produces MARIKSGIKRHKQSLKARARNRHVRSTVKTAVKDVRSEIAGGAGEKSAELLRKATSVLERAGSKGVLHKKTASRKVSRLAKAVHKATKK; encoded by the coding sequence TTGGCAAGGATCAAGTCCGGGATCAAGCGTCACAAGCAGAGCCTGAAGGCGAGGGCCCGCAACCGCCACGTCCGCTCCACGGTGAAGACCGCCGTCAAGGACGTCCGGTCCGAGATCGCCGGGGGAGCCGGGGAGAAGAGCGCCGAACTGCTGCGCAAAGCCACGTCCGTCCTCGAGCGCGCCGGGTCGAAGGGCGTCCTCCACAAGAAGACCGCGTCCCGCAAGGTCTCGCGCCTGGCGAAGGCCGTCCACAAGGCGACGAAGAAGTAA
- the mazG gene encoding nucleoside triphosphate pyrophosphohydrolase: MDEFRKLVEIMARLRATGGCEWDRAQTHETLRQYLVEETHEVIDAIRGGNPDSLCEELGDLLLQILFHAQIASETGQFDITDVIASISEKMIRRHPHVFGDATADSPDAVSRQWDHIKKTIENRTHASILGGIPKEFPSLLRAAKMSKKAARAGFDWERTEQVLGKVEEELSELKEAIAMGDPAHTEHELGDVLFSLVNLARFLGLNAEVAMVSVNDRFERRFREMEKIAAETGGSIEDADMPTLDRLWEMAKKSTS; this comes from the coding sequence GTGGACGAATTCCGGAAATTGGTGGAGATCATGGCCCGCCTTCGCGCGACGGGGGGCTGCGAGTGGGACCGTGCGCAAACCCACGAAACGCTTCGCCAATATCTCGTGGAAGAGACGCACGAAGTGATCGACGCGATCCGCGGCGGGAACCCGGATTCGCTGTGCGAGGAACTCGGGGACCTTCTCCTGCAGATCCTGTTCCACGCGCAGATCGCCTCCGAAACCGGGCAGTTCGACATCACCGACGTGATCGCCTCCATCTCGGAGAAGATGATTCGCCGGCACCCGCACGTCTTCGGGGACGCCACCGCCGACTCGCCGGACGCGGTGTCGCGGCAGTGGGATCATATCAAGAAAACGATCGAGAACCGGACCCATGCGTCGATCCTCGGCGGGATCCCGAAAGAGTTCCCCTCCCTCCTTCGCGCGGCGAAGATGTCGAAAAAGGCGGCCAGGGCGGGGTTCGACTGGGAACGGACGGAGCAGGTGCTGGGAAAGGTCGAAGAGGAGCTCTCGGAGCTGAAAGAGGCGATCGCGATGGGAGATCCGGCCCACACGGAGCACGAACTCGGCGATGTTCTCTTCTCCCTGGTGAATCTTGCCCGGTTTCTCGGCCTGAACGCCGAGGTCGCGATGGTGTCCGTCAATGATCGCTTCGAGCGCCGGTTTCGGGAGATGGAAAAAATCGCAGCGGAAACAGGTGGTTCGATCGAGGATGCCGATATGCCCACCCTGGACCGCCTCTGGGAGATGGCGAAGAAGTCGACCTCCTGA
- a CDS encoding DUF4388 domain-containing protein encodes MQGKIADFGIPDIFQLVSSQAKSGSLAISGNGRVTIFLFSEGRIVDVQPDRRESRSLLGTMLRDAGILTDSDLRRILSSQGAGGKKIGELLVEKGKVSKEVLGRYLVLQIKECLFDVLTFSEGEYRFEGFAVRPAAWGGEPVRPDVLLMEGMQYLDEYPRYRGIFPPGDFLVTRKKAERVDPHAFSEVERVLWKSLDFSDDPDRVYRKACLTGFEGTKGLAALLQRGLIEVATKKAGAAVDPGKRLRDEIADRRRFDTIRMAVWGAAVAAAAVWIYRGLLSRESFRAFTAWVDFF; translated from the coding sequence ATGCAGGGGAAGATCGCCGACTTCGGCATCCCGGATATCTTCCAGCTCGTCTCCTCCCAGGCGAAGAGCGGATCCCTCGCGATCTCCGGGAACGGCCGCGTGACGATCTTTCTCTTCTCCGAGGGAAGGATCGTCGACGTCCAGCCGGACCGCCGGGAATCGAGATCCCTCCTCGGCACGATGCTCCGCGACGCGGGAATCCTGACGGACTCGGATCTCAGGAGGATCCTCTCTTCCCAGGGGGCGGGCGGGAAGAAGATCGGCGAACTCCTGGTCGAGAAGGGGAAGGTCTCGAAGGAAGTCCTCGGGCGGTACCTCGTCCTGCAGATCAAGGAGTGTCTCTTCGACGTCCTCACGTTCAGCGAGGGAGAATACCGGTTCGAGGGATTCGCCGTGCGTCCCGCCGCGTGGGGGGGGGAACCGGTTCGCCCGGACGTCCTATTGATGGAGGGGATGCAGTATCTCGATGAATATCCTCGTTATCGCGGGATATTTCCCCCCGGAGATTTTCTCGTTACGCGGAAAAAGGCGGAGCGCGTCGACCCGCACGCCTTCTCCGAGGTGGAGAGGGTTCTCTGGAAATCCCTCGACTTCTCGGACGACCCCGATCGGGTCTACCGGAAGGCGTGCCTCACGGGATTCGAGGGGACCAAGGGGCTCGCCGCCCTTCTCCAGCGGGGGCTGATCGAGGTTGCGACGAAGAAGGCCGGGGCCGCGGTCGATCCCGGCAAGCGCCTGCGCGACGAGATCGCGGACCGGCGCCGGTTCGACACGATCCGGATGGCGGTTTGGGGCGCTGCGGTGGCGGCGGCGGCCGTGTGGATCTACCGGGGGCTCCTCTCCCGGGAGTCGTTCCGGGCCTTCACGGCGTGGGTGGACTTCTTCTGA
- a CDS encoding tetratricopeptide repeat protein translates to MTRRVPNPSRRSWARYALFLLVLVPLDPSRVAAADPFPGYPESVRRQAIRVVEAAGPGSGEALELEVRALRQAMFANAILSMNAVPDRIFDRAAREGWKRGSYESMRAVTRVAPLSLPLWTWLVREDVARFRLEEFLFDVKGLVGAFRQYGPGLVGYAVWLVLFVSASACWFAIWASLNLLLRALPALTLDVARLFKGLPRPEIFASGVVLAVFAAPVACGVGIAATAVFWIALSSAYLRGGELVIGGTAILLLACLFLCGGFLQAIHPVAGMARQGGWLGGEGYSYRGGSISGEGGMGLLTGAEWERMARFARARSEMEGGNLRSAESLWTEFISEEGDSGEAYNNRGIVRVRLGKTEEALADFEAAAERTPAGGRAQWNAYQVYLQEFRLAQASRIQPVAWAGIRALVPFDYRAEEMTHGELVAAPLRVGDVWRSLFTVREEWFREARRSPFHARFFRPLPGGWVPSFLAAGLAWTVFWKLLSRKIWVSSVCRSCGAGTLVVRSRVAADICNACRAQVGKGFRVGEERELRGLSISLHRRYVRACSVLFPGAGALWAGKEVRAMLYGLLLSLSAGLFTVSWSAGRQAGGLIGDMQADLWRAALGTVAVLWLFGAAWGWRSFGNLQLRHNVSGERL, encoded by the coding sequence ATGACTCGACGGGTTCCCAACCCCTCCCGGAGGTCGTGGGCGCGTTACGCGCTCTTCCTCCTGGTCCTGGTTCCGCTCGATCCCTCCCGCGTCGCCGCAGCGGACCCGTTTCCCGGATATCCGGAATCCGTTCGCCGACAGGCGATCCGCGTGGTCGAGGCGGCGGGTCCCGGGAGCGGGGAGGCGCTGGAACTGGAGGTCCGCGCCCTTCGGCAAGCGATGTTCGCCAACGCGATCCTGTCCATGAACGCCGTTCCGGACCGGATCTTCGACCGCGCGGCCCGGGAGGGGTGGAAACGCGGCTCGTACGAGTCGATGCGAGCGGTCACGCGCGTCGCGCCGCTCTCCCTCCCTCTCTGGACCTGGCTTGTCCGGGAGGACGTGGCGCGGTTCCGGCTCGAAGAGTTCCTTTTTGACGTCAAAGGGTTGGTGGGCGCGTTCCGCCAGTACGGCCCCGGGCTGGTCGGGTACGCCGTGTGGCTCGTTCTGTTCGTCTCCGCCTCGGCGTGCTGGTTCGCGATCTGGGCGTCGCTCAATCTCCTGTTGCGTGCGCTCCCCGCGCTGACGCTGGACGTCGCCCGCCTCTTCAAGGGTCTCCCCAGACCGGAGATCTTCGCCTCCGGGGTCGTCCTCGCGGTTTTCGCGGCTCCGGTCGCGTGCGGGGTCGGGATCGCCGCGACGGCGGTGTTCTGGATCGCCCTCTCGTCCGCGTACCTGCGCGGCGGCGAGCTCGTGATCGGGGGGACGGCGATCCTTCTGCTGGCTTGCCTCTTCCTGTGCGGCGGCTTCCTCCAGGCGATTCACCCGGTGGCGGGCATGGCGCGGCAAGGGGGATGGCTGGGAGGGGAGGGGTACTCCTACCGCGGCGGGTCGATCTCCGGGGAGGGCGGGATGGGATTGCTGACCGGGGCGGAATGGGAGCGCATGGCGCGGTTCGCCCGCGCCCGCTCCGAGATGGAGGGGGGGAACCTGCGGTCGGCGGAGTCGCTCTGGACCGAATTTATTTCGGAGGAAGGGGATTCGGGCGAAGCGTACAACAACCGCGGGATCGTCCGGGTCCGCCTCGGGAAGACGGAGGAAGCGCTCGCCGATTTCGAAGCGGCTGCGGAACGTACTCCTGCGGGCGGCAGGGCCCAATGGAACGCCTACCAGGTGTACCTGCAGGAGTTCCGGCTGGCGCAGGCCTCCAGGATCCAGCCGGTCGCCTGGGCCGGAATCCGCGCCCTTGTCCCCTTCGACTACCGCGCCGAGGAGATGACCCACGGGGAACTGGTCGCGGCGCCGCTGCGGGTGGGAGACGTGTGGAGAAGTCTGTTCACCGTGCGGGAAGAGTGGTTCCGGGAGGCCCGGAGGAGCCCGTTCCACGCACGGTTCTTCCGCCCGCTCCCCGGGGGATGGGTCCCGTCGTTTCTTGCGGCCGGGTTGGCCTGGACGGTGTTCTGGAAACTGCTTTCCCGGAAAATCTGGGTGAGCAGCGTCTGCCGTTCGTGCGGCGCCGGCACGCTGGTCGTCAGGAGCCGCGTGGCCGCCGACATCTGCAACGCGTGCCGCGCGCAGGTAGGCAAAGGATTCCGGGTGGGGGAGGAGCGCGAGCTGCGGGGGTTGAGCATTTCACTGCACCGGCGGTACGTCCGCGCGTGCTCCGTCCTGTTTCCGGGAGCGGGAGCCCTCTGGGCCGGGAAAGAGGTCCGGGCCATGCTGTACGGCCTCCTCCTCTCCCTGTCCGCCGGCCTGTTCACCGTGTCGTGGAGCGCCGGCAGGCAGGCAGGCGGCCTGATCGGCGACATGCAGGCCGATCTCTGGAGGGCGGCGCTGGGGACGGTCGCGGTTCTCTGGCTGTTCGGGGCCGCCTGGGGATGGCGCTCGTTCGGGAACCTCCAGTTGCGTCACAACGTCTCCGGGGAAAGGCTGTAG
- a CDS encoding PhoH family protein, with product MNDAREETIRFEDASVLRDLFGVHDAHLRAMERALGVTIRPGANEARVAGDGIPVELAGKVLSGLYRVLRRGIPVTGNDVEAAIRIVSADRTADVSVVFEDVVFKSSRNRTITPKSVAQKRYLDAIREFDIVFGVGPAGTGKTFLAMAMAVGCLLRKEVKRIVLVRPAVEAGERLGFLPGDMAEKVNPYLRPLHDALYTMLEFEQAAKLMERGTIEVAPLAFMRGRTLNDSFVILDEAQNTTSEQMKMFLTRIGFGSRAVITGDITQTDLPSGKVSGLNEAIAILGGVAGIRFCRFTDIDVVRHPIVQEIIKAYERFEKRDPER from the coding sequence GTGAACGACGCGAGGGAAGAGACGATCCGGTTCGAGGATGCCTCCGTGCTGCGGGACCTCTTCGGGGTGCACGACGCCCACCTGAGGGCCATGGAACGGGCGCTGGGCGTGACGATCCGCCCCGGCGCGAACGAGGCGCGCGTCGCGGGGGACGGGATCCCGGTGGAGCTGGCGGGGAAGGTTCTGTCCGGACTGTACCGGGTCCTTCGCCGCGGCATCCCGGTCACCGGGAACGACGTCGAGGCGGCGATCCGCATCGTTTCCGCCGACAGGACCGCCGACGTGTCCGTCGTGTTCGAGGACGTCGTCTTCAAGTCGTCGCGGAACCGGACGATCACGCCCAAGAGCGTCGCGCAGAAGCGGTACCTCGACGCGATCCGGGAGTTCGACATCGTCTTCGGCGTGGGCCCCGCCGGGACGGGGAAAACGTTTCTCGCGATGGCGATGGCGGTCGGGTGCCTCCTGCGCAAGGAGGTGAAACGGATCGTCCTGGTCCGGCCGGCGGTGGAGGCGGGGGAGCGGCTCGGCTTTCTCCCGGGGGACATGGCGGAAAAGGTGAACCCGTACCTCCGCCCCCTGCACGACGCGCTGTACACCATGCTCGAGTTCGAACAGGCGGCGAAGCTCATGGAGCGCGGGACGATCGAGGTGGCCCCTCTGGCCTTCATGCGGGGCCGGACCCTGAACGACTCCTTCGTCATCCTCGACGAGGCGCAGAACACGACCTCCGAGCAGATGAAGATGTTCCTCACCCGGATCGGTTTCGGCTCCCGGGCGGTGATCACGGGGGACATCACGCAGACGGATCTCCCGTCGGGGAAAGTGTCGGGTCTGAACGAGGCGATCGCCATCCTCGGCGGGGTCGCGGGGATCCGGTTCTGCCGGTTCACCGACATCGACGTTGTCCGGCATCCCATCGTCCAGGAGATCATCAAGGCGTATGAGCGGTTCGAGAAACGCGACCCGGAGCGATAG
- the lptE gene encoding LPS assembly lipoprotein LptE, giving the protein MKRTLIALALLSAVAGCGYRLESGSARFTDPSVRMDVSPFANRSTTPDAGAVIAAGFREELRRSGFRGTFGNVGANYLVEGTVRDIRMDIFSHGTDRFSIENRLTLVVDVRVVEVVRGGVLWKESGLTETASFYSGTDAQYTEANRRAAFEEVARRMAVRMSQILRVLL; this is encoded by the coding sequence ATGAAACGGACCCTCATCGCGCTGGCGCTCCTGTCCGCGGTCGCGGGGTGCGGATACCGCCTCGAGTCCGGGTCGGCGCGATTCACCGATCCCTCGGTGCGGATGGACGTCTCCCCCTTCGCGAACCGTTCCACGACGCCCGACGCCGGCGCCGTGATCGCAGCGGGCTTTCGCGAGGAGCTTCGCCGCAGCGGCTTCCGGGGCACCTTCGGAAACGTCGGCGCGAACTACCTGGTCGAGGGGACGGTGCGGGACATCCGTATGGACATCTTCTCCCACGGCACGGACCGGTTCTCGATCGAGAACCGCCTTACCCTGGTGGTGGACGTCCGGGTGGTCGAGGTCGTCCGGGGAGGGGTTCTCTGGAAGGAGTCCGGCCTGACCGAGACCGCTTCCTTCTATTCGGGAACGGACGCGCAGTACACGGAGGCCAACCGGCGCGCCGCCTTCGAGGAGGTCGCCCGCCGGATGGCCGTCCGCATGTCCCAGATCCTCCGCGTGCTCCTGTGA